The DNA sequence aaggacgtagctttcttgaagccatcaccaaggctaaagcgaatttctcaatggctgaataattcaactcagcaccatgcaaaattttgctgacatagtatacgggtttctggactttcagttcctccttaaccaacaccgcgctcaaggcgctttctgaaacagccaagtacaagaataaaacttcacccagaactggcttggccaacaacggggcctggcccatatacttctttaactcttcaaatgccttctgattttcctcactccatacaaagtctttaatgttctttaatgacttgaagaatgacaagcacttgtctcctgacttggagatgaattgtcctagcgcagcaacccttcctgtgagtttctgaacatccttgacagtttttgggggttccatgtccaggattgcctttattttatcggggttagcctcaattcccctctttgagaccatcaaccccaagaattttccagatcctactccgaaagcacacttcgtgggattcaacatcatcttgtggtacctcaggacctcaaaagcttccctcaaatgggttatatgatcagtctttactagactcttgactagcatgtcatcaacatagacttccatagtcttcccaataagatccttaaagattttattcaccaacctttgataggtggctcctgcattcttgagaccaaacgccataacaagataacaataaacaccaaagtcagtgataaatgatacctttggaatgtcatccttatgcattttgatctggttgtatccgctaaacccatccatgaaactcagcatctcatgtccagcggtggcatcaatcaaagtatcaattctaggcagcggaaaacagtctttggggcatgcatcattcagatcggtgaagtctatacacatcctccactttccattagccttcttcaccattacagggtttgctaaccactccggaaattgaatctcctcaatgaaaccagcctctaagagcttttccacttcctgctttatagcctcttgtctttccggggcaaaatttcttttcttttgtttcactgtcttccggcttggatccacgtttaacttgtgggtaattaaccccgggtctatgcctggcatatcagctgctgaccatgcaaacacatcactattttcttgcaaaactttcactaacttccctctaaggggctcctctaacgtagctccaatgaaagtcatcctctcaggattcttgggatctaaaggaaccgaaaccaattcttctgctggccttcctctattctcatcattttctcgaacatccatatcttcaataggaagaacctgccccccgactccatctgccctcaaagaggccacataacagcttctagccattttttgatctcccctctcttctccaatcccgtttcgggtggggaacttcatgactgaatggtaggaggaggggactgccttgaaggcatgtatccctgttctccccatgatagcattataagttgaactagcctttaccaccacaaaatccagcatctgcgttgcttgccttggctccgtacctatggtggttggtaatttaattatcccttccacaggacattctactccagcaaatccatatatcggcatgtcggttggtgtcaactgggagtcgttataccccatccttagaaaggtgtcgtggagcaagatatccacagaagcaccattatccacaaggaccctcttaaccgggctatttcctattatcggcgttatgaccagcgggtcgtcatggggaaacttcacaccctctaggtcggaatcatcaaaagccaatgttacttctgtcctggccctcttcggggcttctccaacaatatgcataacctctctagtatatgcctttctggaatttttggacaatccagcagcagttggacctccaaagatcgtgtttatcacaggccctcgaggtctcggccctccataaatggtgtttataactggtcctctaggttggggattccgcccctgatcatcttggtccctcctacgatcttcaaagttcttccttccattattgtttctgtctcctccatctccagtatacttgttcagccttccttttcgaatcaaaaactcaatttcatctttcaactgcctacactcatcggtgtcatggccaacatctttgtgaaacctgcaatacttgcccttatctagcttggcgggatcagccttcaagggcttaggccagcgaatatctctgtctttctcaatctccatcaaaatctgacttctgggggcattcagcttagcgtattcagtgaacttttgcctaggtcctcccttcttgggggttgaatcagggttttgttcagttctaggatacttatccttagcgatatactccaaatcagtttttcgtttcttgcctccagtgggctcattacttactacggtcttcctcatactctcttcaaccttgatatacttccctgccctctcttggagctgcaacatgctctcagggggtcgtttggccaaagacattttgaaaaactcatccctagttccttgttgcagtgctatcatggctaccttatcatcaaggtctgggacttttaaagcctcctttgtaaaacgatttaggtaatctcttaaggattctttagctccctgcacaagactcataagagatgctgaacttttctcatggactcttccactgatgaattgtttaataaaagcctgacttaattctctgaatgatccaatagaatttgggggtaggcgactgtaccatctttgagccatacccgacagggtttgagggaaggcccgacattttatagcatcattcacgggttgcagcagcagtgcattagagaatgtcctaacatgattagcggggtctcccgtgccatcataggctttgatagtgggcatcttaaattttcttgagatatgggcattcattatctcttctgtgaagggtggagttggatcatcaggatctccaaggggaaggagattgcttggatcagttcttgggacagcagcccttcttcttaccggaccatccaggtctatgataggaggaggatttctccccctaggaggtatgtggggtctggtggcttggtgagcctccaaatcacgcctcagcctttggatttcagcctcatgagccctgatcttttcctgcacttcttggggattcgcccctggggtgctttgggggcgttgccttccatcggccattggctctttcccaggacgcctccttctcggggccacttcatcatccgaagattcggagtctctctcagtgtatggaccagaaaattcccgatcctcagggataggatccaaacctcgtatataggggggcgaccgccctcgtgcttcgcttcgcccagcatatccacttcctccaacctcagggtgaaggggcatcccataaggggggttagtagtaacaatagttgagtattcatacccgacgggtcgagaattcacaggtatatgtatttgttgaacttgaggattcgtaccttgaacagtcgggggagttgtcccttgtggctgaggatgagttgcccctgtctgggcttccccctgagtagatgcataagttgaatggggaggaacctccacggttgatgaaatcacctgggttgtccctgatggtgttccctcttccagagtgctggttgttctccgtgttctcgccatggttgttgttgcgtatttcccacagacggcgccaaatgttatggattaaaactactatatataattgctgtatttaatactaaggaacgtgagcttcgagactcgatttgactgctcttgtgtttcgtgactcaatctgccttaacaagatgcctacgtaccttgctgattgccaaggatcaagtcaaaaaacgtagttctgatttgtggggtgagaccccttatatagatgtgggagtccttgaattggacttggtataggaggcttggtggataagcctctgaattaggatagacttaggagtcctaggaagtaggaagctgattccttatcctttcaggtccccttgaggctaatctctaaggatttatatcctcatcgggactcttttcaacatctgatttctcccttattaattaattacgaaattaattaataatcagggctttttgggccttttttattccaccaggcctaatctggtccgtcagacttaacctttctggtctgaatattatacatcttattattattgggcctagcagcccattaattaaaaaatcaggacttatttatccctatcagagGTATTCATGGATGACTTTCCGTGTTCGAGACTTCTTATGACGAATGCTTGCACAATCTTAGGTTGGTGCTAAAaagatgtgttgagaccaatctagtgctcaattgggaaaaatgtcacttcatggtgcaacatgatatcattcttgggcataaggtatctaacaagggtcttgaggtgaataaggccaaggtgggggtcattgaaaatcttcctcctcCAATCTTAGTTAAAGAAGTTTTCTTGGttatgcgggtttttatcggcaatTCATCAAAGATTTCTCCAAAATCTCTAAGCCTTTGTGCAATTTGCCCGGAAAAGGATCTTCCCTTCAAATTCGATGAAGAATGTCTAGCTGTTTTTGAATGCTTGAAAAAGAGTTTGACTAAAGCACCTATGATTACTGCACCTAATTGGAATGAGCCCttcgagatgatgtgtgatgctagtgactatgcagttggagtagTTCTTGCCAGATGAAGCAGAATATTTTCCAcgtggtttactatgctagtaagacccttaatggtgctcagctgaattacactactacagaGAAGGAGTTGCTAGcaattgtctatggttttgagaaattttgatcttatttgcttgggacaaatGTGATAGTTTACACTGATCATGCTACTATTCGATATCTGGTTTTgaagaaagattcaaaacctcGGTTGATTCGATGAATTCTCTTAATGCAGGAATTTGAGCTGAAAATCAAGGACATAAAAGGTACAGAATATCAAGTAGCAGATCATCTATCACGCTTGGAAGATCAAGGTAAAACTTCAAAGGATAAGAcgttgatcaatgaatcttttccagatgagcaactttttggggtgcaagaagaagaaccatggtttgcagatattgtgaagTATCTGATGAGTAATGTTATTCCCCCACAACTCTCTCATGCTCAAAGGAATAAGTTcctacatgaggtgaagtggtatcgatgggatgagccgttcttgtttagacagggagctgaccagattaTCTGGCGATGCATTCCATATAGTGAGACTGAGGGAATCTTACGAGACTGTCATTTTACTCTCATTATATTGGCGATTGATTATGTGTCCAAATGGGACGAGGTTAAAGTGTTACCAACCAATAATTCTAAGGTGGTGATTAACTTCCTTCATAAGAAGATATTCACGCATTTTTGCATGCCAaaagtcataatcagtgatgagggatagcatttctgcaatcgcaagttcactgcatTGATGGAGAAGTATCACGTGAGTCATCGTATTgccacagcctaccatcctcaaactaatAGGCAGGCTAGAGTGTCTAATTGGGAGATTAAACGTATCTTGGAGAAGGTGGTGATTCCATCAAGAAAATATTGGTCTATGAAgctagatgaagctgtttgggcatatagaacaacatTCAAGACTCCTCTTGGTATGTCTCGTTTCCAGTTGGTGTATGGGAAGGCATGTCATTTTCTTGCGGAGttagagcataaagcatattgggctttgaagaagttaaatctTGACATGGAAGCTGCTGGAGAGAAAATAATGCTTCAACTATATGAGCTCTAGGAGTTTCGACTACAggcttatgagaataacaaaGTGTACAAGGAAAAAATCATGAGATGGCATGATAGGAGGTTAGTGCGCAAGTTACTTGTGCCTGGTCAGAAAGTTCTATTCtacaactctcgtctccgtctttttccagGAAAACttaagtcgaggtggtcagggccattcacggtcaaaactgtgtttccacatggggCAGTGGAGATTTTTGATATGCATCCCAACAAAGCATTCAAAGTGAACGggcagagattgaagcattactatggagataCGGCGAACCGCGAGGTGGTGAGCATCGTTCTATTGACAACTTGAGTTCGAGGTTTCACGTCAAGCTatgacgtaaaccaagcgcttagtgggaggcaacccatgactTGTTGTATTTTAGTCTTAAAAAAAATCCAAGGGCACGGCGCGCCTGCTAAGGAAGTGGGGCGGCCACGCAGGTTTTACAAAATCACGGCGCACCCGTGCGGTGGAGCGGGGCGGCCGCGCAACATATCTGGagaaaaaaaagaaggaaaaaacTGGAAATTCAAAAAAAAACACTACCCATCCGAATTTTACCCTATTCTCACCCTAATTCTTAATCCTAAACACTCCTAACCCAAACCCATATCtatcctatatatacatacatcctACATACCAATATCTCATAATTCTTTCACCTTCAAAACCCTAGCTTCTCCTATACACTACATACACAAAAAATCTCTACTACTCTTacaatggcacccaaaagatcGAGAGTCATGGTGAGAAGCAGCTCTAGTCCCTCGTCTACCGAGGATTTGAGTGCTGGTGGAGCGGTAAATAGATTTTCTTCTCCGGAGGCCCAGGCTGAGTTTACGAGATTGATGTCCAAATCAATTGCGAATGAGAGGGGTTTCTTACCTATGACGAGGGATGGAAATCTTTTGGATATGGTTACAGAGTTGGGTTGTAAGACTTTCTGCGAGGTTCCTGCTGCTGTCCTGATGAGCATCGTGCGAGAGTTCTATACGAATGCTAAAGCGGACatgaatgggttttctgtggtacGTGGTTTGATGGTGGATTATCATCCCGTGGCTATTCGTCGGGTCATTAATCAACCCGCGAGAAAGCTGACGCAAGAGGACTGGGTCAACAAGTCTAGGGATGAATTGGATCTTGATTATATTGTGGCTGAGTTCTGTGTTCTGGGAACACAGTGGAAGTGCAAGAAGGGCATGAATGAGCCGCTCACTTTTCTGGCTACATGCATGAACAAGTATGCTCGGGCATGGAATGCGTTTGTATGCACCAATATTATGCCTTCTTCGCATCAGTATGATGTTAATATTGATCGTGCTATTTTACTTTGGGGGATATTGAATGAGGAGTATGTGGATCTCAGCCAAGTGATCTATCAGAATATGCTGAGGTTTCTGCAAGGCAGGACATCGGGGGCGATTCCTCATGCTTCTATTATGACGAAACTTTGTGTTTGGGTTGGTGTTCGATGGCCTGAGTTGGAGCAGATGCAGATGCCAAGCGCTCCAATTGATAGCTCCACGATCGCAGTGATGCAAGAATGGTATGGTGGAAAAGCTCATAAGAAGGGTCCGGATTACACTTATGATCATTTTCCAAGAGGCCAGCCAGTTGATCAGACTGATGATGGTGGTTCTTCTTCGGCTAGGCGTGTAGCTTGGAGAACTGCTCGTGGAGAGGCTAGTGTTTCGCGTGCTCAGTAGGAGGCAAGGGATGGTTCTGGGCTTGGCGATGTGCAGTTTCGGAGATTGGCCAGACGCATGGATGTGATGCACGACATGCACAGTCATTTTTCGGCCGACTTGACACAATCTTTGGGCACTGCTTTCCGAGCCACTAGTGTTAAGGTGGATTGGCCGGTGTCTGatactccacccgaggagggtgatttTTCTgataactaggtatgcctgaaatccttattaaTACCTTCAATgcggacattgaaaattttaagtttgggggtgataatgtaaggattagtttgtattgtgtccatatagatttatgttgcatgtttagttatATTTCATATAcgtatttttgcatgattgttcatataggacatttttatttatgtttttatgtgagttcatatagttgcatgtgcatgcatataacatgatcccttaggttgagctatttctaTCTGATAAattgatgttaatttgagtgtggtgatgacgaatagagggttgtttaagtcttaatgaattgatttgcatgccagaaaaaatcacaagtcttataggattgtgtttaatctagatcatgatcatacttgtttattttttGAGATtgaatcacttgtttatatttagaattttggtattctcgtaatgacaaaagaacactgaatttttaaactagagaaaaacttggatttcattgcttgTTGTGAATAAGGCAAGGCGTCAATTGGCTAGAAGCCGGCTCAtaatttatgagtagtctagggttgaatgagatggagcgaaacgtaCTCATTAAGAAATTgttgaaagaaaaagaaaaaaagagaaaaaagagtatgtattatgcataattgatcaagagtgagctctttaatactcgagttattaagttctaggtgactttgtgcctagtgatctaaggctttgatagtctgggatctgctaacctaacgtt is a window from the Apium graveolens cultivar Ventura chromosome 1, ASM990537v1, whole genome shotgun sequence genome containing:
- the LOC141705940 gene encoding uncharacterized protein LOC141705940 encodes the protein MEKYHVSHRIATAYHPQTNRQARVSNWEIKRILEKVVIPSRKYWSMKLDEAVWAYRTTFKTPLGMSRFQLVYGKACHFLAELEHKAYWALKKLNLDMEAAGEKIMLQLYEL